A window of Ipomoea triloba cultivar NCNSP0323 chromosome 2, ASM357664v1 contains these coding sequences:
- the LOC116010401 gene encoding alpha-1,6-mannosyl-glycoprotein 2-beta-N-acetylglucosaminyltransferase — protein MGMMKVMSSYRKGRIKDAAFRRLISWMLLIVLGVLLLLVLLRTNTISGLITSYRYEGFESFEIEDFSRPPPTKKVKLKLKLPKQNRLSISLEVRNQLPPRNMDLYPRLAKDHIVIVLYVHNRPKYLRVVVDSLSRVTGISETLLIVSHDGYFDEMNEIVEGIRFCQVKQIFSPYSPHIFNGSFPGVSPRDCKDNDDPAEKHCEGTPDQYGNHRSPKIVSLKHHWWWMMNTVWDGLRETRNHVGHILFIEEDHFIFPNAYRNLQLLAELKPRKCPDCYAANLAPSEVKSRGEGWDSLIAERMGNVGYAFNRTVWKKIHMKAAKFCAFDDYNWDITMWATVYPSFGTPVYTLRGPKTSAVHFGRCGLHQGADKVACIDNGAVSIDLLDDDKVTNIKSDWGVHVHEHQSGYQAGFKGWGGWGDKRDRQMCMDFAKMYA, from the coding sequence aTGGGGATGATGAAAGTGATGTCTTCATATAGAAAGGGTAGGATTAAAGACGCCGCCTTTCGTCGGTTGATTTCTTGGATGCTGCTGATTGTATTAGGGGTGTTATTGTTGTTAGTGCTTCTTAGGACCAACACAATTTCTGGGTTAATTACCAGCTATAGATATGAGGGTTTTGAAAGTTTTGAAATTGAGGATTTTAGTAGACCCCCGCCCACAAAAAAAGTGAAGTTGAAGTTGAAACTTCCTAAACAAAACAGGCTGTCTATCTCATTGGAGGTGAGAAACCAATTGCCTCCTAGGAACATGGATTTGTATCCTAGGTTGGCCAAGGATCATATTGTGATTGTTTTGTATGTTCATAACCGGCCTAAGTATCTACGGGTAGTAGTTGATAGCCTCTCCCGGGTTACAGGGATTAGTGAAACTCTGCTGATTGTTAGTCATGATGGGTACTTTGATGAGATGAATGAGATTGTGGAAGGGATCAGATTCTGCCAAGTGAAACAGATATTTTCTCCGTACTCTCCCCATATATTCAATGGTAGTTTTCCGGGTGTATCGCCCAGAGATTGTAAGGATAATGATGATCCGGCTGAGAAGCATTGTGAAGGGACCCCTGATCAGTATGGGAATCACCGGTCACCAAAGATTGTGTCTTTGAAGCATCATTGGTGGTGGATGATGAATACTGTATGGGATGGGCTAAGGGAGACTCGTAATCATGTAGGTCATATCCTCTTCATAGAGGAGGACCACTTCATTTTCCCAAATGCATATCGCAATTTGCAACTTCTTGCTGAACTGAAGCCCCGTAAGTGTCCGGATTGCTATGCTGCAAATTTGGCACCATCTGAAGTGAAGTCGAGGGGAGAGGGATGGGATAGCTTGATAGCAGAAAGGATGGGGAATGTGGGCTATGCCTTTAATCGAACTGTATGGAAGAAAATACATATGAAGGCAGCAAAATTTTGTGCATTTGATGATTATAACTGGGATATAACAATGTGGGCTACAGTTTACCCTTCATTTGGTACGCCTGTTTACACATTACGTGGGCCAAAGACAAGTGCTGTTCATTTTGGGAGATGCGGCTTGCATCAAGGGGCTGACAAAGTAGCTTGCATTGATAATGGTGCCGTGTCTATTGATCTTCTAGATGATGATAAGGTTACCAACATCAAATCAGATTGGGGAGTGCATGTTCACGAGCACCAATCAGGATATCAGGCTGGGTTCAAAGGTTGGGGAGGCTGGGGAGACAAGCGAGATCGTCAAATGTGTATGGACTTTGCTAAGATGTATGCTTGA
- the LOC116011164 gene encoding putative protein FAR1-RELATED SEQUENCE 10 — protein MAAKTLNNIWIQRQQCPCGDWKCYVKCDGDDQVTSGAQMAKSGFASFVSQENICTPYVGQIFKSDDEAYESYSSFARKNGFSIRKARSTESQNLGVYRRDFVCYRSGFNQPRKKANVEHPRDRKSVRCGCDAKLYLTKELVDGVAQWYVSQFSNVHNHELLEDDQVRLLPAYRKIQEPDQERILLLSKAGFPVNKIVKVLELEKGVRPGQLPFIEKDVRNFVRTCKKTVQENDALITEKRENDLFDLLESCKAAKERDEQFAYKYTTDGNGKVENIAWVYGDAVRAAAIFGDVVTFDTTYRSITYNMLLGVWFAIDNHGKAIFLGCVLLQDETSQSFSWALQSFIHCMEGRQPETIVTDLDSELRDAIANEMPNTKHVICLWKILPKLSSWFSTPLGVQYAEFKSEFDIISQLENVDEFEHQWNHLVARYGLGSDKHIALLFAYRMSWPISYIRNFFLAHSMTPEYSKLVETFLKHILSEQSNLQLFFEQVSVSISFMNHSKEKLLYMPIKTCMPLEEHARSILTPYAFSAMQHEIVLSMQYSVTEMPNGSYLVRHYKKMEGECFVIWIPENEQVHCSCKEFEHSGILCRHCLRVLLIKNYFQIPGKYFPRRWLMESSLIPFGDSIIQTNTDEYSQAFHALTASIFSESLISKERASYVDRELRQLLEHVQSMPVVEEVTLSSVPNNVGETQG, from the exons ATGGCTGCAAAGACATTGAATAACATTTGGATTCAAAGACAGCAGTGCCCTTGTGGAGATTGGAAGTGTTATGTTAAATGTGATGGGGATGATCAGGTGACAAGTGGTGCTCAAATGGCAAAGAGCGGGTTCGCATCCTTTGTGTCACAAGAAAACATCTGTACTCCATACGTTGGCCAGATATTTAAAAGTGACGATGAAGCTTATGAGTCTTATAGCAGCTTTGCAAGGAAGAATGGGTTTTCAATACGCAAAGCACGTTCGACTGAGAGCCAAAATTTGGGGGTTTATCGAAGGGATTTTGTGTGTTACAGGTCTGGGTTTAACCAGCCTAGGAAAAAGGCCAACGTGGAGCACCCTAGGGACAGAAAGTCTGTGCGGTGTGGATGCGATGCAAAACTCTACTTGACGAAGGAACTTGTTGATGGTGTAGCTCAATGGTATGTTTCTCAATTCAGTAATGTTCACAACCATGAATTGTTAGAAGATGATCAAGTACGGCTCCTTCCTGCCTATAGAAAAATTCAAGAGCCTGATCAAGAGCGTATTCTTTTACTGTCCAAAGCTGGGTTTCCGGTGAACAAGATTGTGAAGGTGTTGGAGTTAGAAAAGGGAGTTCGGCCTGGTCAGTTGCCTTTTATAGAAAAAGACGTAAGGAACTTTGTTAGGACGTGTAAGAAAACTGTTCAAGAAAATGATGCTCTGATCACagagaaaagggaaaatgacCTTTTTGACCTGCTCGAGTCTTGCAAGGCTGCGAAAGAGAGGGATGAGCAATTTGCTTACAAGTATACCACAGATGGAAATGGAAAAGTTGAAAATATTGCGTGGGTGTATGGGGATGCAGTTCGGGCAGCTGCAATCTTCGGTGATGTGGTAACATTTGACACCACATATCGCTCTATCACATATAATATGCTGCTCGGTGTGTGGTTTGCAATTGACAATCATGGGAAGGCAATTTTTCTTGGATGTGTTCTGCTGCAGGATGAGACATCACAGTCATTCTCTTGGGCTCTACAG TCTTTTATTCATTGTATGGAAGGAAGACAGCCGGAGACAATTGTCACTGATTTAGATTCTGAGCTCAGGGATGCTATAGCAAATGAGATGCCTAATACAAAGCATGTTATTTGTCTTTGGAAAATTCTCCCGAAATTGTCTAGTTGGTTCTCTACGCCACTTGGAGTGCAGTATGCAGAATTCAAATCTGAATTTGATATCATCAGCCAATTAGAAAACGTAGATGAATTTGAACATCAATGGAATCATCTGGTTGCTCGATATGGACTTGGATCAGATAAACACATTGCTCTGCTATTTGCTTACAGAATGTCCTGGCCAATTTCTTATATTCGTAATTTTTTCCTGGCCCATTCTATGACTCCCGAGTATTCAAAATTGGTTGAAACATTCTTGAAACATATCTTGAGTGAACAGTCAAATCTGCAGTTATTTTTTGAGCAG gtCAGTGTTTCCATCAGCTTTATGAACCATAGCAAGGAAAAGCTTCTTTATATGCCCATAAAAACCTGCATGCCTCTAGAAGAACATGCTAGGAGTATTCTAACACCATATGCTTTCAGTGCCATGCAACATGAGATCGTGCTCTCGATGCAGTATTCGGTTACAGAAATGCCTAATGGCTCATATCTCGTGAGACATTATAAGAAAATGGAAGGGGAGTGCTTTGTGATTTGGATTCCAGAGAATGAACAAGTTCACTGTTCTTGTAAGGAGTTTGAGCATTCTGGCATCTTATGCAGGCATTGCCTTCGTGTGCTTTTAATAAAGAACTACTTCCAGATtcccggaaaatattttccccGTAGGTGGCTGATGGAGAGCTCCTTAATTCCCTTTGGCGATTCGATCATTCAAACGAACACCGATGAATATTCTCAAGCCTTCCATGCTCTCACTGCAAGTATATTTTCGGAATCATTGATCTCTAAGGAGCGTGCTAGTTATGTTGACCGAGAACTCAGACAGCTTCTTGAACACGTACAAAGCATGCCTGTTGTTGAAGAAGTTACTTTGAGTTCGGTACCTAATAATGTCGGTGAAACTCAGGGTTGA
- the LOC116010513 gene encoding histone H3.v1-like, giving the protein MDSANPHHFNFLSATFKVVVSVSLFSFVISQYSSLILPLLLHSADEFSSYSFSVNHLFRYSSDRNIVFLLCNGILVFIITNSGVIAPPPRSRESRREKPADNPIVMEVKIAAPTAEEEEEEEEEEVERKKGDGTHERVISIPHHQEEEEERKKGDDEIVEIYSDNHHHEEEEEEENEVGCDDDDDDELKKKCDEFIKRMKQDIMRK; this is encoded by the coding sequence ATGGATAGCGCAAATCCTCATCACTTCAACTTCCTGAGTGCGACTTTTAAGGTTGTGGTCTCAGTTTCCCTCTTCTCCTTCGTAATCTCCCAGTACTCTTCCCTGATTCTGCCTCTCCTCCTCCACTCCGCCGACGAATTCTCCTCCTACTCCTTCTCAGTCAACCACCTCTTCCGCTACAGCTCCGACAGGAACATCGTCTTCCTCCTCTGCAATGGGATTCTCGTTTTCATCATAACCAATTCCGGAGTGATCGCCCCGCCGCCCCGCAGCCGTGAAAGCCGCCGGGAAAAACCCGCCGACAATCCTATAGTTATGGAAGTAAAAATCGCAGCACCAacagcagaagaagaagaagaagaagaagaagaagaagtggaAAGGAAAAAGGGAGATGGAACTCATGAAAGGGTAATTTCCATTCCTCATcatcaagaagaagaagaagaaaggaagaagggAGATGATGAAATAGTGGAGATTTACAGTGATAATCACCatcatgaagaagaagaagaagaagaaaatgaggttggttgtgatgatgatgatgatgatgagctgAAGAAGAAATGCGATGAATTCATAAAGAGGATGAAACAAGACATCATGAGGAAGTAA